In one Pseudoclavibacter sp. Marseille-Q3772 genomic region, the following are encoded:
- a CDS encoding cell division protein CrgA, with protein sequence MAREATSKKSKASRRSKKKSGDDASLTKEQLRASGSKTVAEDANPVWFKPIMFGFLIIGFLWIIVYYLSQGRLPVASLADWNILVAFGIALVGFLMMSNWK encoded by the coding sequence ATCGCTCGCGAAGCCACATCCAAGAAATCGAAGGCATCGCGTCGCTCCAAGAAGAAGTCCGGCGACGACGCCTCCCTCACCAAGGAGCAGCTGCGCGCCTCCGGCAGCAAGACCGTTGCCGAGGATGCGAACCCGGTGTGGTTCAAGCCGATCATGTTCGGCTTCCTCATCATCGGCTTCCTGTGGATCATCGTGTACTACCTGTCGCAGGGTCGCCTGCCGGTCGCATCCCTCGCCGACTGGAACATCCTCGTAGCTTTCGGCATCGCCCTTGTCGGCTTCCTGATGATGTCTAATTGGAAATAG